One Oscillospiraceae bacterium DNA window includes the following coding sequences:
- a CDS encoding very short patch repair endonuclease, translated as MDDLTPEQRRRNMQAIKSKDTTIELALRKALWHEGIHYRKNYKILPGKPDIVLTKYKIAVFCDSDYWHGYDWENRQNRIKSNRDYWVPKIERNMERDQEVNRQLEESGWSVLRFWEWQIRKHLPDCIAEIIKAVNCCKAEER; from the coding sequence ATGGACGATCTTACTCCCGAGCAACGCCGCAGAAATATGCAGGCAATTAAAAGCAAAGATACCACCATTGAGTTGGCGCTTCGCAAGGCTCTCTGGCACGAGGGAATCCATTACAGAAAAAATTATAAGATTCTGCCAGGAAAACCTGATATAGTGCTTACAAAATATAAAATTGCAGTTTTCTGTGATTCTGATTACTGGCACGGCTATGACTGGGAAAACCGGCAAAATCGCATAAAATCAAACCGTGATTACTGGGTACCCAAGATTGAACGCAATATGGAACGAGATCAAGAGGTCAACCGACAGCTGGAAGAATCCGGCTGGAGTGTTTTGCGGTTCTGGGAGTGGCAGATCAGGAAGCACTTGCCAGACTGCATTGCCGAAATTATCAAGGCGGTGAACTGCTGCAAAGCGGAAGAGAGATGA
- a CDS encoding Z1 domain-containing protein has product MPFLKKYLKLITDRGNPKLAESISSTAENIGENYIRSFSFCSHEIGLLFGNVQSGKTGQMFGIMCKAADLGFPAFVLLTTDNVALQQQTLSRVKADLPDFCICGENDSGLFIENSLLRPAIIVLKKNYRTLRLWANVFASTGFMKGNPLFIVDDEADAASLNTLVNRGRQSSINRYLDSIKNGASSSIYLQVTGTPQAVLLQTLASGWRPYFTYYFEPGDGYLGGDFFFPKNKTADCISFLEKLKNPIHNVVLHHLAVSGQILSCGGTVSNCLIHPSVRQAVHSRYAKEALDELQWCREHLENDFKEELRQEYDALSPQKSDKSSFEAVYAQVVLLLNSGSIKVLVMNGKTDISSEEYSAGSNIVIGGNTLGRGVTFPSLHTIYYTRTSKKPQADTMWQHSRMFGYDRDPGMMRVYIDEPLYKLFSDINATNNSIIAQVESGSEHIKIYYPQGLNPTRANVLDNKRVFMLSGGTNYYPFNPDNNTITDLDSLLAPFADAEPSYQVNLRLMKEIFSHITSDDDFNTASFVSVLDTMLAEAPAAQGILIVRRGRDVAKGTGALLSPNDWSLGASYSKQVVLTLYKMTGRKGWGGRELWVPNIKLPDNVVYYDVKDEQQEPEGE; this is encoded by the coding sequence ATGCCATTCTTAAAAAAATACTTAAAACTGATTACTGACCGTGGAAATCCAAAACTGGCTGAATCTATTTCTTCAACAGCTGAAAATATTGGAGAAAATTATATAAGATCATTTTCTTTCTGCAGTCATGAGATAGGGTTGCTGTTTGGAAATGTTCAGTCAGGAAAAACCGGGCAAATGTTTGGCATTATGTGCAAGGCGGCCGATTTGGGATTTCCCGCCTTTGTTTTATTGACAACTGACAATGTTGCACTTCAACAGCAGACCTTATCACGTGTGAAGGCCGATCTGCCGGATTTTTGCATTTGCGGTGAAAATGATTCTGGTCTTTTTATTGAGAATAGTCTTCTGCGTCCGGCAATAATTGTTCTTAAAAAGAATTATAGGACCCTGCGCTTATGGGCAAATGTATTTGCTTCAACTGGTTTCATGAAAGGAAATCCACTGTTTATTGTAGATGACGAGGCAGATGCGGCCTCACTCAACACACTTGTAAATCGAGGTCGGCAGTCATCAATAAACAGGTATCTGGATTCGATAAAAAATGGGGCATCCAGCAGTATTTATCTACAAGTTACAGGTACACCACAAGCAGTTCTTCTTCAGACACTCGCTTCTGGCTGGAGGCCCTATTTTACCTACTATTTCGAGCCGGGAGATGGATACCTCGGCGGTGACTTTTTCTTTCCTAAAAACAAAACTGCGGACTGCATCAGCTTCTTGGAAAAGCTTAAGAATCCCATACACAACGTCGTGCTTCATCACTTGGCTGTGTCCGGACAGATATTATCTTGCGGGGGTACAGTCTCAAACTGCCTAATTCACCCCAGTGTCCGTCAGGCCGTTCACAGCCGTTATGCCAAAGAAGCGTTGGACGAACTGCAATGGTGCCGTGAGCATTTGGAGAATGATTTCAAAGAAGAGTTAAGACAAGAGTATGATGCGCTTAGTCCGCAGAAATCAGATAAGAGCAGCTTTGAAGCTGTATATGCTCAGGTAGTACTGCTCCTAAACAGCGGTAGCATCAAGGTACTTGTGATGAATGGAAAAACCGATATTTCCAGTGAGGAATACTCGGCAGGCTCCAATATCGTGATAGGCGGCAACACCCTTGGCCGTGGTGTCACGTTTCCATCCCTGCACACAATTTACTATACCCGTACCAGCAAAAAACCGCAGGCTGATACCATGTGGCAGCACAGCCGTATGTTTGGCTATGACCGTGATCCCGGCATGATGCGGGTTTACATTGATGAGCCACTGTATAAGCTCTTTTCGGATATTAACGCAACCAACAATTCGATTATTGCTCAAGTCGAAAGCGGCAGTGAGCATATCAAAATATACTATCCGCAGGGACTTAATCCAACCCGCGCAAATGTTTTGGACAACAAAAGAGTATTCATGCTGTCCGGCGGCACCAATTACTATCCCTTCAACCCAGATAATAACACCATTACCGATTTGGACAGCCTGCTGGCACCCTTTGCAGATGCAGAGCCGTCTTATCAAGTCAATCTGCGGCTAATGAAAGAGATTTTCAGCCACATTACATCAGATGACGATTTTAATACTGCCAGCTTTGTTTCAGTTCTGGACACAATGCTTGCAGAGGCACCTGCCGCACAGGGCATCCTTATTGTGCGGCGCGGCAGAGACGTTGCAAAAGGTACGGGCGCTTTGCTGTCACCGAACGACTGGTCATTGGGGGCTTCCTATTCCAAACAGGTCGTTTTGACGCTTTACAAAATGACCGGCAGAAAAGGATGGGGCGGTAGAGAACTTTGGGTACCAAACATAAAGCTTCCCGACAATGTTGTGTATTACGATGTGAAAGACGAACAACAGGAACCGGAAGGTGAATAA
- a CDS encoding NgoFVII family restriction endonuclease, with product MKFLYSSILPLGMPTDRESIADCFHREIEASDRVDIAVGYVSRASVEELSRLSDEYRNLDIHLTIGMYYVDGMPESSYHAAIALDEKLKQSGHGEVRIVKAFKYHGKLYLFYKNGTPFSCIIGSANLGVIKLEATNRRQYELSATSNDSEECAEAATFMQKINAPTCSSNIIDTTDMPLIREVNTSLTGIEMVSQIPQAEVDIYQHHKTPVSFQLPIKVPAFAERKMDDGKHFTKSNLNVSYAAPRSARKSRDWYETQFTVSKQITQLDGYPIKNVPFFVVTDDGYTFKAHTTSDGNKQFSAVGDELIMGRWIKGRLASAGLVTPVNDTQADTDRVGMITKEMLTAYGCNTIVLTKTNQKREDEEGALLDVWLLSFEAAPDDAGANSEEAD from the coding sequence ATGAAGTTCTTATATTCAAGTATCCTCCCTCTGGGGATGCCAACAGACCGGGAATCCATTGCTGATTGCTTTCACAGAGAAATAGAAGCATCGGATCGTGTCGATATAGCAGTCGGATACGTTTCTCGGGCATCTGTCGAAGAATTAAGCCGTCTATCGGATGAATACAGGAATCTCGATATTCACCTTACAATAGGTATGTATTATGTAGATGGAATGCCCGAAAGTTCATACCATGCTGCAATTGCTTTAGATGAAAAGTTGAAACAATCCGGGCATGGAGAAGTCCGTATTGTAAAGGCATTCAAATATCATGGAAAGCTTTATCTTTTTTACAAGAACGGTACACCATTCTCCTGTATTATCGGCTCCGCAAATCTTGGTGTAATCAAATTAGAGGCAACAAATCGGCGCCAATATGAGCTGTCGGCAACATCAAATGATTCCGAAGAATGCGCAGAAGCCGCAACATTTATGCAGAAGATAAATGCTCCGACGTGTTCTTCAAACATTATTGACACGACAGACATGCCACTTATCCGTGAAGTTAATACATCGTTGACCGGTATAGAAATGGTTTCGCAGATTCCCCAGGCAGAGGTTGACATTTATCAGCATCACAAGACACCTGTTTCATTTCAACTACCAATAAAAGTACCTGCTTTTGCAGAACGGAAAATGGATGATGGTAAGCATTTTACAAAGTCAAATTTGAATGTAAGTTATGCGGCACCCAGAAGTGCAAGAAAGTCAAGAGACTGGTATGAAACTCAATTTACGGTGAGTAAGCAGATCACACAACTTGATGGTTATCCAATTAAAAACGTTCCCTTTTTTGTTGTAACAGACGATGGATATACATTCAAAGCACACACAACAAGTGACGGCAATAAGCAGTTTAGTGCTGTGGGCGACGAACTAATTATGGGCCGCTGGATCAAAGGGCGGCTTGCATCTGCCGGGCTTGTTACACCTGTGAATGACACACAAGCCGATACTGATCGCGTGGGTATGATAACCAAAGAAATGTTAACTGCCTATGGGTGTAACACAATTGTATTAACGAAAACCAATCAAAAAAGAGAAGATGAAGAAGGTGCCCTTCTCGATGTTTGGTTGTTATCCTTCGAAGCTGCGCCAGATGATGCTGGTGCCAACAGTGAGGAGGCCGATTAA
- a CDS encoding relaxase/mobilization nuclease domain-containing protein produces MATTRIISMHVNKGATVAQCLSDRTDYAKNPEKTDGGAFISSYGCDPHTADAEFLFAKRQYKSITGREQKSDVIAYQVRQSFRPGEITPEDANKLGYEFASRFLKGKHAFLVCTHVDKHHIHNHIIWNSTTIDCRYKFRDFLGSGRAVAKLSDIICFEHGYSIIEQPKRHARNSYNKWLGEQVKPSHREQLREAIDKALAKKPESYEAFLSLIQADGYGVKQGANVSFTGHGQKQSIRLRSLGDGYSEAEIKAVIAGERQHTPKKKMAYQQTVRPFNLLIDIEAQMRSGKGGGFKRYAGKYNLKEMAKTVNYLTEKKLLQYDDLAAKTAESVDRYNALAAQIKSAEKRMAEIAVLETHVANYARTHAVVDGYQKSGYSKKYLVEHEADILLHKAAKKAFDELGLKKLPTIKSLRAEYAELLAAKKTAYPNYQTARKEMKELTMAKANIDRILERTDRVDEKEPEHGRQ; encoded by the coding sequence TTGGCGACCACTCGAATTATCTCCATGCACGTGAACAAGGGAGCAACCGTCGCACAGTGTCTCAGCGACAGGACAGATTATGCAAAGAATCCGGAAAAGACCGACGGCGGGGCTTTTATTTCTTCGTATGGATGCGATCCGCATACTGCCGACGCCGAATTCCTTTTTGCCAAAAGGCAGTATAAATCTATAACTGGTCGAGAGCAGAAAAGCGATGTGATCGCTTACCAGGTACGCCAGTCTTTCCGTCCGGGAGAGATCACGCCGGAAGATGCAAACAAGCTCGGCTATGAATTTGCCTCGCGTTTTCTAAAGGGAAAGCACGCTTTCTTGGTCTGCACCCACGTTGATAAACACCACATCCACAATCACATCATCTGGAATTCTACGACGATTGACTGCCGGTACAAGTTCCGGGACTTTCTTGGCTCCGGCCGCGCCGTGGCAAAGCTCAGTGACATCATTTGCTTTGAGCATGGATACTCTATCATCGAGCAGCCGAAACGCCATGCGCGGAACAGCTATAACAAATGGCTCGGTGAGCAGGTGAAGCCCTCTCATCGTGAGCAGCTGCGAGAAGCCATCGATAAAGCTCTTGCTAAGAAGCCGGAATCCTACGAGGCTTTTTTGTCCTTGATTCAGGCTGATGGGTATGGAGTAAAGCAAGGGGCAAACGTATCTTTCACCGGCCATGGCCAAAAGCAGAGTATACGACTTCGCTCCCTCGGCGATGGTTACTCGGAGGCGGAAATTAAAGCGGTCATCGCTGGTGAACGTCAGCATACGCCTAAGAAGAAAATGGCATATCAGCAGACGGTGCGCCCGTTTAATCTGCTGATCGACATTGAAGCGCAGATGCGCTCCGGAAAAGGCGGCGGCTTCAAGAGGTATGCTGGGAAATATAATCTCAAGGAAATGGCCAAAACGGTCAACTACCTCACCGAAAAAAAGCTGCTGCAATATGATGATCTTGCCGCAAAAACTGCCGAATCTGTTGACCGCTACAATGCCTTGGCGGCGCAGATCAAGTCGGCAGAAAAGCGTATGGCGGAGATCGCCGTCCTTGAAACGCATGTCGCCAATTATGCGCGCACACACGCGGTCGTTGACGGTTATCAAAAGTCGGGCTACTCGAAAAAATATCTTGTTGAGCATGAGGCAGATATTCTTTTGCATAAGGCGGCAAAGAAAGCTTTTGATGAACTGGGCCTGAAAAAATTGCCAACCATAAAAAGCCTTCGCGCCGAGTACGCGGAGCTTCTGGCCGCAAAGAAAACGGCATACCCGAATTACCAGACAGCCAGAAAAGAAATGAAAGAACTGACAATGGCCAAAGCCAATATTGATCGAATCCTGGAGAGAACAGATCGGGTCGATGAAAAGGAACCGGAACACGGAAGACAATAA
- a CDS encoding CD1845 family protein: MKILLKILCAPVIAVLCIFVWFCSGLLYCTAWVFGIFSALIGILGIAVLATYSPKNGIILLVIAFLVSPVGIPMAAAWLLGIIQQIRFAIQDRVYQ; this comes from the coding sequence ATGAAGATACTGCTGAAAATCCTTTGCGCGCCGGTGATTGCAGTGCTCTGTATTTTTGTCTGGTTCTGTTCCGGCCTGCTCTATTGTACCGCCTGGGTCTTCGGAATTTTCTCCGCCCTGATCGGTATCTTGGGAATAGCGGTTCTGGCAACCTATTCTCCAAAGAACGGCATCATTCTTCTGGTGATTGCTTTCCTGGTAAGTCCTGTTGGCATTCCCATGGCTGCGGCGTGGCTGCTGGGCATCATCCAGCAGATCAGGTTTGCAATACAGGACAGAGTTTATCAATAA
- a CDS encoding MobC family plasmid mobilization relaxosome protein, with translation MENQPRNVQVKFWVTPEERSLIDQKMRQFGTQNMGAYLRKMAMDGYVVKLELPELGSMISLLRRTSNNINQMARRMNASGRAYDTDMEDILRNQELIWRAANAILTRLANIR, from the coding sequence ATGGAGAATCAACCGCGAAATGTTCAAGTGAAATTCTGGGTTACGCCGGAGGAACGTTCATTGATAGACCAAAAAATGCGCCAGTTTGGTACACAGAACATGGGAGCATATCTTCGGAAGATGGCAATGGACGGTTATGTCGTTAAGCTTGAACTTCCGGAACTTGGCTCGATGATTTCGCTGCTCCGGCGTACCAGTAACAATATCAACCAGATGGCACGGCGCATGAATGCGTCAGGCCGCGCCTACGATACGGACATGGAGGATATTCTCCGGAATCAGGAACTCATCTGGCGGGCGGCGAATGCTATCCTCACTCGACTTGCAAACATCCGATAA